Proteins from a genomic interval of Rhipicephalus microplus isolate Deutch F79 chromosome 6, USDA_Rmic, whole genome shotgun sequence:
- the LOC142764969 gene encoding endothelin-converting enzyme 1-like yields MTAIEKILASTWLDSNTSRVAVRKLENVRTILWPAEKFLEPMKLEKTYESFPESAASFIEYWIETRRRQRALFGTDAAAEELLISSSKALPYARYTHVLNQLSMPLGALALPLYCPEGTKGMLHGGLLYLYAQALVGALDSDGVRVDPQGNIGPSWLGETSRKAFEQRTFGCLPNSGNIFPEIPAMEVAYASFKRQHQRNDSQLSEELTEEKVFFITACMITCAMTPADNVYGGDCNKAVMNFAPFAEAFQCAPGSNMNPERKCTFFD; encoded by the exons ATG aCTGCCATCGAAAAGATATTGGCTTCCACCTGGCTTGACAGCAACACATCCCGGGTGGCCGTGCGGAAGCTGGAAAACGTGCGCACCATCTTGTGGCCAGCGGAGAAGTTTCTAGAACCGATGAAACTCGAAAAGACCTACGAGAGCTTCCCCGAAAGCGCCGCGTCATTCATCGAGTACTGGATTGAGACACGTCGCCGCCAGCGGGCGCTGTTTGGCACCGATGCGGCCGCCGAAGAGCTGCTCATTAGCAGCAGTAAAGCTCTTCCGTATGCGAGGTACACCCACGTTCTCAACCAGCTGTCGATGCCACTCGGAGCGCTGGCACTACCTCTCTATTGCCCGGAAGGCACCAAGGGGATGTTGCATGGAGGTCTGCTCTACCTGTACGCTCAAGCGCTAGTCGGTGCTCTCGATAGCGATGGAGTTAGG GTCGACCCTCAGGGCAACATCGGACCTTCGTGGCTGGGTGAAACTTCCCGAAAGGCCTTCGAGCAGCGCACGTTTGGATGCCTTCCCAACAGTGGCAACATCTTCCCGGAGATCCCAGCAATGGAGGTCGCATATGCCTCCTTCAAGAGACAGCACCAGAGGAATGACTCCCAGCTGTCAGAG GAGCTGACGGAAGAGAAGGTGTTTTTCATCACAGCTTGCATGATCACCTGTGCTATGACTCCCGCCGACAACGTGTACGGTGGCGACTGTAACAAGGCCGTCATGAACTTCGCCCCGTTCGCCGAAGCCTTCCAATGTGCTCCGGGTTCAAATATGAATCCGGAGAGAAAGTGCACATTCTTTGATTGA